In one Butyrivibrio proteoclasticus B316 genomic region, the following are encoded:
- the thpR gene encoding RNA 2',3'-cyclic phosphodiesterase — protein sequence MERFVGMIDGRDEANNRWGADLMRLFIAICFDDNMLDSLAEIQDDLRRCGVKGSYTPRENLHMTLAFIGEYDDPEQVVEVMQKVPLRSFSVKLSGYRPFRDMFFAEFEENESLKEYVKRLRKALLDEEISFDRKKFMPHVTLIRRADCTKGKAFLPEFQESDAMRVNGISLMKSEQGRHGMVYTEIGYVRAL from the coding sequence ATGGAAAGATTTGTAGGGATGATAGATGGAAGAGATGAAGCAAATAATAGATGGGGTGCTGATCTAATGAGACTTTTTATAGCAATCTGTTTTGATGACAATATGTTGGACAGCCTTGCGGAGATTCAGGATGACTTGCGGCGCTGCGGAGTAAAAGGAAGCTACACGCCCCGTGAGAACCTGCACATGACGCTGGCCTTTATTGGGGAGTATGACGATCCTGAGCAGGTGGTGGAAGTTATGCAAAAGGTGCCGCTCCGGTCTTTTTCTGTAAAGCTGAGTGGGTACAGGCCTTTCAGAGATATGTTTTTTGCTGAGTTTGAAGAAAACGAGAGCTTGAAAGAGTATGTGAAAAGGCTTAGGAAAGCTCTTTTGGACGAAGAGATTTCTTTTGACAGAAAGAAGTTCATGCCGCATGTGACGCTGATCCGGAGAGCAGACTGCACTAAGGGCAAAGCTTTTTTGCCAGAGTTTCAGGAAAGCGACGCTATGAGAGTTAATGGCATTTCTCTCATGAAGTCTGAGCAGGGGAGACATGGAATGGTATATACGGAAATTGGGTATGTCAGGGCATTGTGA
- the yaaA gene encoding peroxide stress protein YaaA → MRIILSPAKKMNIDTDTLEHQGLPVFLNQTKEILDWLRIQSYADLQRLWNCNDKIAEQNFMRVKEMDIYKRLTPAIISYEGIAFQYMAPSVFENSSFDYVQEHLRILSGFYGVLKPMDGVTPYRLEMQAKAAINGAKDLYEFWGSSLYKEVRDDSGVIVNLASKEYSKCIEKYLTPEDHYVTVVFGEMEKGKFVTKGTYAKMARGEMVRYMAEHQIEDPDDIRSFDRLGYVYREDLSNATQIVFERGRS, encoded by the coding sequence ATGAGGATCATTTTGTCTCCTGCAAAGAAAATGAACATCGATACTGATACTCTTGAGCACCAAGGATTACCGGTCTTTTTGAATCAAACCAAAGAAATCCTTGATTGGCTTAGAATACAGTCATATGCAGATTTGCAGAGGCTATGGAATTGTAATGACAAGATTGCGGAGCAGAATTTTATGCGTGTTAAAGAAATGGACATTTATAAAAGGCTGACTCCGGCAATCATTTCCTACGAGGGAATTGCATTTCAGTATATGGCCCCGTCTGTTTTTGAGAACAGTTCTTTTGACTATGTTCAGGAACATCTGAGAATTCTGTCGGGGTTTTACGGAGTATTAAAACCTATGGACGGGGTTACGCCCTATAGGCTTGAAATGCAGGCAAAAGCAGCAATAAATGGGGCCAAGGACTTATATGAATTTTGGGGCTCTTCACTGTACAAAGAGGTAAGGGACGACTCTGGAGTAATAGTAAATCTTGCTTCCAAGGAATACTCTAAATGCATAGAGAAGTATCTAACACCCGAAGACCACTATGTAACAGTTGTTTTTGGTGAGATGGAAAAGGGGAAATTTGTTACCAAAGGAACGTATGCAAAAATGGCTAGAGGTGAAATGGTCAGGTATATGGCAGAGCATCAGATAGAGGACCCGGACGACATCAGGTCTTTTGACAGGCTAGGCTATGTTTACAGAGAAGATCTTTCCAATGCCACGCAGATAGTGTTTGAACGGGGACGGAGTTGA
- the bcp gene encoding thioredoxin-dependent thiol peroxidase produces MLEVGTKAPDFELPDQNGEMHSLKDYRGRKVILYFYPKDNTSGCTKQACGFSERYPQFTEKGAVVLGVSKDTVASHKKFEKNYGLAFTLLADPERKVIEAYDVWKEKKNYGKTSMGVVRTTYLIDEEGVIIRANDKVKAADDAEKMLGELS; encoded by the coding sequence ATGTTAGAAGTAGGAACAAAGGCACCAGATTTTGAACTTCCTGATCAGAATGGGGAAATGCATTCCCTCAAGGACTACAGAGGCAGGAAGGTTATTCTGTATTTTTATCCCAAGGATAATACTTCCGGCTGTACCAAGCAGGCATGCGGCTTTTCAGAGAGATATCCTCAATTTACTGAAAAAGGTGCAGTTGTTCTTGGAGTAAGCAAAGACACAGTTGCATCACACAAGAAGTTTGAAAAAAACTACGGACTTGCGTTCACCCTGCTTGCTGATCCTGAGCGCAAGGTGATAGAAGCCTACGATGTTTGGAAAGAGAAGAAAAACTATGGAAAAACATCCATGGGCGTAGTCAGAACGACATACTTGATTGATGAAGAGGGCGTGATCATCAGAGCAAATGATAAGGTCAAAGCCGCAGATGATGCCGAGAAGATGCTGGGTGAATTGTCATGA
- a CDS encoding EAL domain-containing protein, whose translation MPLASDNSQERKKIAKYVVANIEKALENDWVKVYYQPVVRALTGQLCGAESLARWIDPEMGFLSPDKFIGALEESRQIHKLDCWIVKKVCSDISERIHNGLDAIPVSINFSRLDLEATDMLKVLEDAVDEYDIPRDYIHVEITESMIVSDAEMMSGMIERFRSTGYEVWMDDFGSGYSSLTVLKDYHFDTLKLDMSFLRSFDDKSKAIITSTVIMAKEIDVMTLAEGVETKEQVEFLKNIGCGRLQGYYYGKPMPIDDFFDHIKNCGIDIEKRQWRHFYDVASFSARRTDEPLAIIENNNGVFRTLFMNEIYKTQAFGRSYDQEMIDQKVLNSNSPLNTQLKKFADTIEHSRNLETFYFTVDGNILCLKGKEIAENAGSHIYISSIRNISSDANIEKRNSLDFRLKEINHMFDTVAQINPSNNTIIPLVGKFRYMRDVSSDGMDLNTYTQKFKEEYIALADAKKFDVFCDWSTLNSRIENNSKGYVECMFRIKQSDGNYEWKGLSLMQIPGTEGKEFLMCTKPTPDDTGIILQKIQQLYNPEDYGLEASDSQMYASMWERTVASSHLKFFWKDKNRRFLGASKAFLDFYGFTIDDILGKDDEDMGWHTDGKTYRDDELDVLSKGTVVSGVPGYCIVKGVVHNIICFKTPIYDGNKITGLMGYFFDVDEEMARINKLYNVKRTDTVTGCMNKKGFLDALIDYSQNYHNLGRDFALIILRDTKHARVVADYGEDFIKKLLHRMGQEILNVTKDKCAVARMIQSEFALLLYTDNQSEVDELCLQLKEAIESIRELDGNKMTLKVSTSYMFRSDESATDENMYPMVLDRLQQ comes from the coding sequence ATGCCACTTGCCTCAGACAATAGTCAGGAACGCAAAAAAATCGCGAAATACGTGGTTGCCAATATCGAGAAAGCATTGGAAAATGACTGGGTTAAAGTATATTACCAGCCTGTTGTTCGCGCGCTCACAGGGCAGCTTTGCGGCGCTGAATCTCTGGCAAGATGGATCGACCCTGAAATGGGATTTCTTTCACCTGATAAATTCATAGGCGCTCTCGAAGAGAGCAGGCAAATCCACAAGCTTGACTGCTGGATCGTTAAAAAAGTCTGCTCCGACATTTCAGAGCGTATTCATAATGGCCTCGACGCAATTCCTGTGTCCATCAACTTTTCGCGCCTTGACCTTGAAGCCACTGACATGCTCAAGGTTTTGGAAGATGCCGTGGACGAGTACGATATTCCAAGGGACTACATTCATGTTGAGATAACCGAGAGCATGATCGTATCTGACGCCGAGATGATGTCCGGCATGATAGAGCGCTTCAGGAGCACCGGCTATGAGGTGTGGATGGACGACTTTGGTAGCGGTTATTCCTCTCTTACCGTCCTTAAGGACTACCATTTTGACACCCTGAAGCTGGATATGTCATTCCTTCGCTCCTTTGACGATAAATCCAAGGCCATAATCACTTCAACAGTTATCATGGCAAAAGAAATTGATGTCATGACACTGGCAGAAGGCGTGGAAACCAAGGAACAGGTGGAGTTTCTCAAGAATATCGGCTGTGGCCGGCTCCAAGGCTACTACTATGGCAAACCTATGCCAATAGATGATTTTTTTGACCATATCAAAAATTGCGGCATAGACATTGAAAAGAGGCAATGGCGCCATTTCTATGACGTAGCAAGTTTCTCCGCAAGACGTACGGATGAACCTTTGGCCATTATTGAAAATAACAACGGAGTTTTCAGAACTCTTTTCATGAATGAAATTTATAAGACACAGGCTTTTGGCAGATCTTATGATCAGGAAATGATTGATCAGAAAGTGCTCAATTCCAACTCTCCTCTGAATACTCAACTCAAGAAATTTGCTGATACCATTGAGCATAGCAGGAATCTTGAAACCTTCTACTTCACTGTTGACGGAAATATTCTTTGTCTAAAAGGAAAAGAAATAGCTGAAAACGCAGGAAGCCATATATACATAAGCTCCATCCGCAATATTTCTTCTGATGCCAATATTGAAAAGAGAAACAGTCTTGACTTCAGGTTAAAAGAAATAAATCACATGTTTGACACAGTGGCACAGATCAATCCTTCCAATAACACAATCATTCCACTGGTTGGAAAATTCCGTTATATGAGGGACGTCTCCAGCGATGGCATGGATCTTAATACCTATACCCAAAAGTTCAAAGAGGAATATATTGCTCTGGCTGACGCGAAGAAATTTGACGTTTTCTGCGACTGGTCTACGCTTAACAGCCGCATAGAAAATAACTCAAAAGGCTATGTTGAGTGTATGTTCAGGATCAAACAAAGTGATGGCAATTATGAGTGGAAAGGCTTATCGCTCATGCAGATCCCAGGTACAGAAGGAAAAGAATTCCTCATGTGTACAAAACCGACTCCTGACGATACAGGCATAATCCTTCAAAAAATCCAGCAGCTTTACAACCCCGAGGATTACGGGCTTGAAGCCAGTGACTCACAGATGTATGCAAGCATGTGGGAAAGAACTGTAGCCTCCTCACATCTAAAGTTCTTTTGGAAGGATAAAAACAGGAGGTTTTTGGGCGCCAGCAAAGCTTTTCTTGACTTCTACGGTTTTACCATCGACGATATCCTCGGTAAAGACGATGAGGACATGGGCTGGCATACCGACGGCAAAACGTACAGAGATGACGAACTCGACGTTCTTTCTAAGGGAACCGTAGTTTCCGGCGTTCCGGGATACTGCATCGTCAAAGGTGTTGTCCACAACATCATTTGTTTCAAGACCCCTATATATGATGGCAATAAGATCACCGGTCTAATGGGGTATTTCTTTGATGTTGATGAGGAAATGGCCCGAATAAACAAGCTTTATAACGTAAAAAGAACAGACACCGTTACCGGTTGTATGAATAAAAAAGGTTTCCTTGATGCCCTGATAGATTATTCCCAGAACTACCATAATCTGGGGCGTGATTTTGCGCTTATTATACTTAGAGACACAAAGCATGCCAGAGTTGTTGCTGACTATGGAGAAGACTTTATCAAAAAGCTCTTGCATCGAATGGGGCAGGAAATACTGAATGTCACAAAGGACAAATGCGCTGTAGCCCGAATGATACAGTCAGAATTTGCGCTTCTTTTATATACGGATAACCAATCTGAAGTGGATGAGTTATGCCTTCAGTTAAAAGAAGCTATTGAATCCATCAGAGAACTTGATGGTAACAAAATGACATTAAAGGTTAGTACTTCCTATATGTTCAGATCTGATGAGAGCGCCACCGATGAAAATATGTACCCAATGGTCCTTGATCGGTTGCAACAGTAA
- a CDS encoding TVP38/TMEM64 family protein, whose translation MIAFVGDVDAFRAYVEEKGILAYLVFGLFVFFQTLSNCIPGLPFYLTAGFILGGVKGAILCDFFATLGNTAAFLIGKKFGRSFLLYLFPEDKLTRVEELIFNKNPILVHIMFMFLPLPKDTYAWLGFYSGENVIMWLLITFVARFPHIFLYTFSAEKMIDNQYGFFILGAVIAVLVYLVVVVYLKKNKKQSKKNK comes from the coding sequence TGGAAGAAAAGGGAATTCTTGCCTATCTGGTGTTTGGATTATTCGTATTCTTCCAGACACTCTCAAATTGCATACCCGGCCTTCCCTTTTACCTCACAGCCGGATTCATATTGGGAGGCGTTAAAGGAGCTATCTTGTGCGATTTTTTTGCCACCCTTGGCAATACAGCAGCTTTTCTCATTGGGAAAAAATTTGGTAGAAGTTTTCTTCTTTATCTTTTCCCGGAGGACAAGCTCACCCGCGTTGAGGAACTTATCTTTAACAAAAATCCGATATTGGTGCATATCATGTTCATGTTCCTGCCACTTCCCAAGGATACCTACGCGTGGCTTGGCTTTTACTCAGGGGAAAATGTGATCATGTGGCTTTTAATAACCTTCGTTGCAAGATTTCCTCACATTTTCCTATACACATTCAGTGCAGAAAAAATGATAGATAATCAGTATGGCTTTTTTATCCTGGGAGCAGTGATAGCTGTTCTAGTTTATTTGGTTGTGGTTGTTTACTTGAAAAAGAATAAAAAGCAAAGTAAGAAAAACAAATAA